The nucleotide window ACGCTTGGGGGCTGTGTCAGTGGGTACCCGCACCTCGCACAATACAGTGATGAGTCCTGGTTTGCGGTATTACACCTAGGACACACTTTAACCATGGTCGAAATATTTTCGTGTAAAACAATATTAAACTTTTCTATTATAAAGCGGCCTATTGACATAGAGTAGTATTAGGCTATAAATTACAAACTACCACCCTTTTAAGATGGGCACACCATTACGTCGAGGCCTACCTACGGCCTCCGTAGCTAGTATAGTACTTTACGTAAGACCCTCGTGCCGAAATGTTTTTATTAAATATGACGTGTGTTCTGACAAGTTTAAGGATTAGGACGAGGTTAAGTGACTGTTTAACGTAAAATAGAGTATAAGTATTAGCGTAAATGTTTAGGATAAACTCAACTGCTACACGATTTTTTAGTAATCGCTATCAGCACAGCAACATGTTGAGGCATTAGTTTTAGCGGGAGAGTGTTTTATGCCCGGTCTGTTATTAAAGGGCAAGAGTACCGCATAGGACGTACTGCCGAGTAGGGGGAGTCTATTCCCTAAAACGTCTGTAACAATCTGGGTAATTTTTAGTTTTTTTTTAACTATTCCTAAATGCTGTTTCAGCCCGGACAACGCTTAATCGTATTACCGTTTCCTACTAATGACCTCCCTAACTGGTGACGGGTATTCCTCATGAGGGTGGTAGTGATAAGTATGGATAAAAGGGTAGTTGTGTTCCCTCGATTAGCCACAACGGGTCGGGAGTTAGGGTGTACGGCCCTTAAAGGGGGGCGGGATTGGAGGGCAAGTTACGCCGTGAGCTAACACTCTCAAATACGATATAAAGATTTTTTGCTGAAACCCCTCTCCTTTTCTTTTCTCTTTTAAAAAAAAATTATAAATATATTTCTATAGGACTAGGCTACGACACTAGGAGCGTGTAATACCAGTGTAACAAGGTTTTTATTTTAATAAAACGAGATAACACTCAGGATGTCAATAGCTGATGAGATCAAGAAAGTGTTGACAGAGAACCCTTCAATATTAGCTGACGTTCTAACCTCGCACCCCGAAATTATTTACCAAGCCCTCGCGAGGCTCACGCCGTGGCAAAACTTGGCCACAAAACAGGATACAGAGGAGATAAAGAAAAGCATGGCTACAAAAAAAGAAATAGAAGAAGTAAAGAAGACTATGGCCACAAAGCAGGAGCTCGAAGAAGTCAAGCAGGAGATCGCAGGTATTAAGAAAGTCATGGCCACAAAGCAAGACATAAAGGCCTTAGAAGTGATGATCAGCGCCTTAGGCACCAGGTGGGGGATCCTAGCTGAGGACGTGTTCAGAAAAGGCATGATGGAGCTCTTGTCTGGTACGAACTGGAAAGTAGACAGAGAAATAATTTTTGACAAGGAGGGGATAGTCTTCGGTTACCCGTCGGAAGTAGAAATAGACGTGGTTATTAGTGACGGCAGGGTAATACTAGTCGAACTGACGGCCTCGCTGAAGAGGAGCGATTTGGTCCCCTTCAGCAAGAAAAAGGAATTATATGAAAAAGAGAAAGGGCGTAAAGTCTCTGAAGTGGTCGTAATTACCCCCTTCATCGACGACAAGAACGAGGAGAGGATAATAGCTATAGCTAAGTCGTTAGGCATCAGGATAATAAAACCGAGCGAAATCAACCCCTACTGAATTAAGCCCGACCCCACTACCGCCTTAGAGGAGATGACGCCCCTCCCAACTACCCCCTCGTAGACCCCTTGTTATACTTCTCGTTTAGCGGGCAGTTAGGGTGACGAAGGGCGTCACCTAAGAGGAGGGCTCCCCCCGTAACGTCCAGCCCTTGTGAGAGGGCACTGACGCTCTCCCCACACCGAGCCACCTAGGTGGCCCAGAGTCATTAACACCGCTGAAAATTATGACAAAATTCGGACACCCGTACCCTCGGCGAGGTTTTCCAGTCCCCTTTTTTGTAAACTTTACCGCGATAGTCGTCCCCTTTAGACCGCCATCCCTACGGTCAGCAGTTACTCCACTTTTCCTTTGTAATACGAAACACTCGTATTACGGATAAAGTTTTTAGGTCTGTGCCTTACTTATTGAAAAACGTGAAGCTAGAATGGTACCGGGTACTGTTGAGGGCGAGTCCAGCGTCAGGGCCGTTACCGTCCCGCAGGGCGTGGAGGGGAGCCCCCAGTGCCGTTCAAAACTATTTAGGAGATTTACCGTTATTGATGAAAATCTTTAAGCCACGTCAAAGTAGGATAACTGCTATCGCTCGTTTTATCTCCGATCACGACCTAGTGTAGGGGCTTTTCCTCAGTTACCCAACAGTAGCGGGCCGTGGGGCTCCTTCGGGCCTAACGGCGTAGGGGTCATGCCCCTGCTTTGTCCCCGCCCTAAGCACAGCCGACACCAGAATGACGGGTCGTTCCGGTCGTAGAAAAGAGTGTGGAAAAAGGTCCTACCAGCGTGGAAAAGGGCCCGGCCCTTTACGTCGTGTTAACGCTTACAGTCCCGACGCTCGTAGTGGCGTATATCACGGGAGGGGGGTAGCTCACCCCAGCCGTAGTCACTACACGTACCTGGGGCGGGGCGGTCACCTCTATGTTGCCCACAGACGTCTTTAAGTAATAGGTCAGGTCGTAGTCCTCGCTCAGGCTCACGTCTATGTCTCCCGTGCCCGAGTAGGCGTGTAAGTACTTACCTAACGCGTTGACCAGTACGATACTCCCC belongs to Stygiolobus caldivivus and includes:
- a CDS encoding PD-(D/E)XK nuclease family protein, with translation MSIADEIKKVLTENPSILADVLTSHPEIIYQALARLTPWQNLATKQDTEEIKKSMATKKEIEEVKKTMATKQELEEVKQEIAGIKKVMATKQDIKALEVMISALGTRWGILAEDVFRKGMMELLSGTNWKVDREIIFDKEGIVFGYPSEVEIDVVISDGRVILVELTASLKRSDLVPFSKKKELYEKEKGRKVSEVVVITPFIDDKNEERIIAIAKSLGIRIIKPSEINPY